In Marinobacter sp. es.048, the following proteins share a genomic window:
- a CDS encoding D-2-hydroxyacid dehydrogenase: MTQHSKPVVTVLTAPGEQEPPGMDAVRARADVRFACDEPTLRDTLPGTDIMMVTDFRTEALAAAWHTADKLKWIHATSAGVDALMFPDLIKGDVTVTNARGIFDRTIAEYVLCTILMFAKDFPTSIRLQMKHQWKHRDTERAEGKQVLVVGAGSIGRQIGRLAGAAGLKAHGIARKPRKDDPDFVAVHGNDDLYEQLSHADFVVIAAPLTPQTEGLFDEKAFKAMKKSARLINIGRGPIVKTDDLVTALNNGDIAGAGLDVFEEEPLAEDHPLWDMENVTMTAHMAGDFIGWKRALTDQFLENFDRWHKGEELFNLVDKELGYAGSK, encoded by the coding sequence ATGACTCAGCACAGCAAACCTGTTGTTACCGTTCTCACCGCGCCGGGAGAGCAGGAACCGCCGGGAATGGACGCAGTAAGGGCCCGCGCCGATGTGCGCTTTGCCTGTGACGAGCCAACCCTTCGCGACACCCTGCCGGGCACCGATATCATGATGGTGACGGACTTTCGCACAGAGGCCCTCGCGGCCGCCTGGCACACGGCAGACAAGCTGAAATGGATTCACGCTACCAGTGCTGGCGTGGATGCGCTGATGTTCCCCGATCTGATCAAAGGTGATGTCACCGTGACCAATGCCCGAGGCATTTTCGACCGCACCATTGCCGAGTATGTGCTCTGCACCATCCTGATGTTCGCCAAGGACTTCCCGACCTCCATCCGGCTGCAAATGAAGCACCAGTGGAAACACCGGGATACAGAGAGGGCTGAGGGCAAGCAGGTTCTGGTGGTCGGCGCCGGCTCCATTGGCCGGCAAATTGGCCGCCTGGCCGGCGCTGCCGGATTAAAGGCACACGGCATTGCCCGAAAGCCGAGAAAGGATGACCCGGATTTCGTGGCGGTACACGGCAATGACGATCTCTACGAGCAGCTCAGCCACGCGGACTTCGTGGTGATTGCCGCTCCCTTGACGCCCCAGACCGAAGGTCTGTTTGACGAGAAAGCCTTCAAGGCCATGAAAAAGTCCGCCCGCCTGATCAACATTGGGCGTGGCCCGATCGTCAAAACCGATGACCTGGTGACGGCCCTCAACAATGGCGATATTGCCGGCGCCGGACTGGATGTCTTCGAAGAAGAGCCTTTGGCAGAAGATCACCCGCTCTGGGACATGGAGAACGTCACTATGACCGCCCACATGGCCGGTGACTTCATAGGCTGGAAACGAGCACTGACCGACCAGTTCCTGGAGAATTTCGACCGCTGGCACAAGGGTGAGGAACTGTTCAACCTGGTGGACAAGGAACTGGGATACGCCGGCAGCAAATAA
- a CDS encoding response regulator transcription factor, producing the protein MAQTIIVADDHPLFRAALKQAVSQAVPDAETVEVDSIKALQAAVESHPDADLVLLDLNMPGAHGFSGLVFMRGQYPGLPVVVVSGSEELQVMRRSIDYGASGFIPKSAPLPTITEAIQAVLEGDVWLPAGVADKIEQMHSDATDFSEKLASLTPQQFRVLGMLAEGLLNKQIAYDLDVSEATIKAHITAVFRKLGVRNRTQAVIAIQQMEIDPSDQSLSGS; encoded by the coding sequence ATGGCACAAACAATTATCGTCGCTGATGATCACCCGCTGTTTCGCGCAGCACTGAAGCAGGCGGTCAGTCAGGCGGTGCCCGATGCCGAGACGGTGGAAGTCGACAGCATCAAGGCACTGCAGGCGGCGGTAGAGTCACACCCGGATGCGGATCTGGTTCTGCTGGATCTCAATATGCCGGGAGCTCACGGCTTCTCCGGGCTCGTGTTCATGCGCGGGCAGTACCCGGGGCTGCCGGTGGTGGTTGTGTCAGGATCCGAGGAATTGCAGGTCATGCGTCGCTCGATTGACTACGGTGCTTCCGGCTTCATTCCGAAATCGGCGCCGCTGCCCACCATCACCGAGGCGATTCAGGCTGTCCTGGAAGGGGATGTCTGGTTGCCGGCTGGTGTGGCAGACAAGATCGAGCAGATGCATTCGGATGCCACGGACTTTTCCGAGAAGCTCGCGTCGCTGACTCCGCAACAGTTTCGGGTGCTGGGTATGTTGGCCGAGGGGCTTCTGAACAAGCAGATCGCCTATGATCTGGATGTGTCGGAAGCCACCATCAAGGCACATATTACGGCGGTTTTCCGGAAGCTTGGTGTGCGGAACCGCACCCAGGCGGTAATCGCGATCCAGCAGATGGAGATCGATCCTTCGGATCAGTCGTTGTCTGGTAGCTGA
- the acs gene encoding acetate--CoA ligase: protein MTDKQVYPVSPEVAKQALLNREQYEKMYRQSVEDPDTFWGEHGKRLDWIKPYTKVKNTSYDYNNLSIKWFEDGQLNASANCLDRHLEKRGDQTAIIFEGDDPADSRNVTYRELHEETSKFANVLKGMGVKKGDVVTIYMPMIVETAVAMLACARIGAIHSVVFGGFSPEALGARIVNGKSRFVVTADEGVRGGRKIPLKKNVDAALKNEDAANVEKVVVVTRTGNSEVPWNDARDARYEDLMKSASADCPPEPMNAEDPLFMLYTSGSTGAPKGVLHTTGGYMVYTSMTHEYVFDYHDGDVYWCTADFGWVTGHSYILYGPLANGAITVLFEGVPNYPDSSRMGQVVDKHKVNILYTAPTAIRALMAEGESCMNGTTRESLKLLGSVGEPINPEAWEWYHRVIGNSKCPIVDTWWQTETGGILISPLPGAIDLKPGSATVPFFGVQPALVDNDGNILEGKTEGNLVILDSWPGQMRTIYGDHERFVQTYFSTYKGMYFTGDGARRDEDGYYWITGRVDDVLNVSGHRLGTAEVESALVSHEKVAEAAVVGYPHDIKGQGIYVYVTLVHGQEPSDDLKKELVQWVRKEIGPIASPDVIQWAPGLPKTRSGKIMRRILRKIAANEHDQLGDTSTLADPGVVDDLISGRANQ, encoded by the coding sequence ATGACTGATAAACAGGTATATCCGGTAAGCCCGGAAGTGGCCAAACAGGCCCTTCTGAACCGGGAACAGTATGAAAAAATGTATCGTCAGTCAGTTGAAGACCCGGATACCTTCTGGGGTGAGCACGGCAAACGCCTTGACTGGATCAAGCCCTACACCAAGGTGAAAAACACGAGCTACGATTACAACAACCTCTCCATCAAGTGGTTCGAAGATGGTCAGTTGAACGCCTCTGCCAACTGCCTGGACCGTCACCTGGAAAAGCGTGGCGACCAGACGGCGATCATTTTTGAAGGTGATGATCCTGCCGATTCACGTAACGTGACCTATCGCGAACTGCACGAGGAAACCAGCAAGTTCGCCAACGTCCTGAAAGGTATGGGCGTGAAAAAGGGTGATGTTGTCACTATCTACATGCCGATGATCGTCGAGACAGCGGTCGCTATGCTGGCATGCGCTCGTATCGGCGCGATTCACTCTGTCGTTTTCGGTGGTTTCTCTCCGGAAGCCCTGGGCGCGCGGATCGTGAACGGCAAATCCCGCTTTGTGGTGACCGCGGATGAAGGTGTTCGTGGCGGCCGCAAGATTCCGTTGAAAAAGAACGTGGATGCGGCCCTCAAGAACGAAGACGCCGCCAATGTCGAGAAAGTGGTGGTTGTGACCCGTACCGGCAATTCCGAAGTGCCCTGGAATGATGCCCGTGACGCGCGTTATGAGGATCTGATGAAGTCCGCATCGGCGGACTGCCCGCCAGAACCCATGAACGCCGAAGACCCGCTGTTCATGCTTTACACCTCCGGCTCGACTGGTGCGCCGAAGGGTGTTCTGCACACCACCGGCGGATACATGGTCTACACGTCCATGACCCACGAGTACGTCTTTGATTATCACGATGGTGATGTCTACTGGTGTACTGCTGACTTCGGTTGGGTCACTGGACACAGTTATATCCTGTATGGCCCGCTCGCTAATGGTGCCATCACCGTTCTGTTCGAGGGCGTGCCAAACTACCCGGACAGCTCGCGCATGGGTCAGGTGGTCGACAAGCACAAGGTGAATATCCTGTACACGGCTCCGACCGCGATTCGCGCCCTGATGGCTGAAGGCGAGTCCTGCATGAACGGCACCACCCGCGAAAGCCTGAAATTGCTGGGTTCCGTGGGCGAACCGATCAACCCGGAAGCCTGGGAGTGGTACCACCGTGTCATCGGTAACAGCAAGTGCCCGATTGTCGACACCTGGTGGCAGACCGAGACCGGGGGCATCCTGATTTCTCCGCTGCCTGGCGCTATTGATCTGAAGCCGGGTTCCGCCACCGTTCCTTTCTTCGGTGTCCAGCCGGCACTGGTGGATAATGATGGCAATATCCTCGAAGGCAAAACCGAGGGTAACCTGGTCATTCTGGACAGCTGGCCGGGTCAGATGCGCACTATCTACGGCGATCATGAGCGCTTCGTGCAGACCTATTTCAGCACTTACAAGGGCATGTACTTTACCGGTGACGGTGCCCGTCGCGATGAAGACGGGTATTACTGGATCACAGGTCGTGTCGACGATGTGTTGAACGTGTCAGGCCACCGTCTGGGTACCGCCGAAGTGGAAAGCGCGCTTGTCTCCCATGAGAAGGTCGCAGAAGCTGCAGTTGTTGGCTATCCGCACGACATCAAGGGTCAGGGCATCTATGTCTACGTAACGCTGGTACACGGACAGGAACCTTCTGACGATCTGAAGAAAGAGCTTGTCCAGTGGGTGCGCAAGGAAATTGGCCCTATTGCCTCTCCTGATGTGATCCAGTGGGCCCCTGGACTGCCCAAAACGCGTTCTGGCAAGATTATGCGGCGTATTTTGCGTAAGATTGCCGCTAACGAGCACGACCAGTTGGGTGATACCTCTACGCTGGCGGATCCGGGTGTAGTCGATGACCTGATCAGCGGTCGTGCGAACCAGTAA
- a CDS encoding fatty acyl-CoA reductase: MATQQLNPEASSKVLERLRGKHVLITGTTGFLGKVVLEKLIRAVPDIGGIHLLIRGNKRHPDARERFFEEIATSSVFDRLRQDDNEAFETFIEERVHCVTGEVTEPLFGLPGDRFRKLAGGIDVIINSAASVNFREELDKALAINTRCLENVAQLVRQNKALAVLQVSTCYVNGMNSGQITETVVKPAGESIPRSTEGYYEIEELIRLLEDKIADVRSRYSGKMLEKKLVDLGIREANHYGWSDTYTFTKWLGEQLLLKALSGRALTIVRPSIIESALEEPAPGWIEGVKVADAIILAYAREKVTLFPGKRAGVIDVIPVDLVANAIILAAAEAVADAPRHRIYQCCSGSSNPVSLGQFIDHLMAESKANFAEYDQLFYRQPTKPFIAVNRRLFDAVVGGVRAPLSITGKVLRMLGQNRELKVLRNLDTTRSLATIFGFYTAPDYIFRNDDLLALASRMGELDKVLFPVDARQIDWSVYLRKIHLAGLNRYALKERKVYSLRSAKARKKAA; this comes from the coding sequence ATGGCAACACAGCAGCTGAATCCCGAAGCGTCATCAAAAGTACTTGAGCGGCTCCGGGGCAAGCACGTTCTGATTACCGGCACCACAGGTTTTCTTGGCAAGGTGGTGCTGGAAAAGCTTATTCGCGCCGTCCCTGACATCGGCGGCATTCATCTGCTGATTCGTGGAAACAAACGCCATCCCGATGCCCGGGAGCGCTTTTTTGAGGAGATCGCTACCTCGTCTGTCTTTGATCGGCTGCGTCAGGATGACAACGAGGCTTTCGAAACCTTCATTGAAGAACGTGTGCACTGCGTTACCGGGGAAGTGACCGAGCCATTGTTTGGCCTTCCCGGTGACCGTTTTCGCAAGCTTGCCGGTGGCATTGATGTGATCATCAACTCCGCAGCCAGCGTGAACTTCCGTGAAGAACTCGACAAAGCGCTTGCCATCAACACCCGGTGCCTCGAAAACGTCGCCCAACTCGTCCGACAGAACAAAGCCCTGGCGGTCCTTCAGGTTTCCACCTGTTATGTAAATGGTATGAATTCCGGCCAGATCACAGAGACCGTGGTCAAGCCGGCGGGTGAATCCATTCCCCGCAGTACGGAAGGCTATTACGAGATTGAGGAGCTGATTCGGTTGCTGGAGGACAAGATTGCGGACGTACGCTCTCGCTACTCGGGAAAAATGCTGGAAAAGAAGCTGGTGGACTTGGGCATCCGTGAAGCCAATCACTACGGCTGGAGCGATACCTATACCTTTACCAAGTGGCTGGGTGAGCAACTTCTGCTCAAGGCCCTGTCAGGACGCGCACTGACGATCGTGCGCCCATCGATTATTGAAAGTGCACTCGAGGAGCCCGCACCGGGCTGGATTGAGGGCGTAAAGGTGGCAGATGCCATAATCCTTGCCTACGCCCGTGAGAAGGTTACGCTATTCCCGGGGAAACGCGCTGGCGTTATCGATGTTATCCCCGTGGATCTGGTGGCCAACGCCATCATTCTGGCGGCTGCCGAAGCCGTTGCTGATGCTCCCCGTCACCGGATTTATCAGTGCTGCAGTGGCAGCTCCAACCCCGTTTCCCTGGGACAGTTCATTGATCACCTGATGGCGGAATCCAAAGCCAACTTCGCAGAGTACGATCAGCTATTCTACCGGCAGCCGACCAAACCCTTTATTGCGGTTAACCGCCGGTTGTTCGATGCCGTTGTCGGCGGGGTGCGCGCTCCACTGAGCATTACCGGGAAGGTTTTGCGCATGCTGGGCCAGAATCGCGAGTTGAAAGTGCTCCGGAATCTTGACACGACCCGCTCGCTGGCCACCATCTTCGGTTTCTACACCGCGCCGGACTACATCTTCCGGAATGATGATCTGCTGGCCCTGGCATCGAGGATGGGCGAGCTGGACAAGGTGCTGTTTCCGGTGGACGCACGCCAGATTGACTGGTCGGTTTACCTGCGCAAGATCCACCTCGCAGGGCTCAACCGCTACGCCCTCAAGGAGCGCAAGGTGTACAGCCTGCGCTCAGCCAAGGCTCGAAAAAAGGCAGCATGA
- a CDS encoding MinD/ParA family ATP-binding protein, with protein MNAREPVKHNPNQPRTIAITGGKGGVGKTSVALNLALTLARQDNRVLLLDGDTDLANVSIMVGLYPRKTLANVMAGECRLEDIILETDYGLHIVPGASGVQECMDMGPTESLRILRALYNLENRYDYVITDTAAGLQAAGLHMIAATELACMVVTPDPASLTDAFSLIKVLRRRGYNRIPSILVNMAQGASQARSVFQRLDAAAQRHLGISLHYMGGIWRDETLRQSVLNQKPVALLPVSDPSCRQFHTLADMLDVRLSQLPRRKAGIAAYWHKVSKRESAHPKALSKPESRTENEAPALKERCLKAVSEIEVVFSQAPIDPLLRYEAFTRLFALLGSTLDSDAIEIIQTGLGSFQWENLSPERKNHLAIHLRELADQISPTAQEPKTPEPVHPVLCEPFYDRISFGEQDRLVRVLKEQPADISLDQLLRSLSGNDQGRS; from the coding sequence ATGAACGCCAGAGAACCTGTCAAGCACAATCCGAACCAACCTCGTACCATCGCCATTACCGGCGGCAAGGGTGGGGTGGGCAAGACCTCGGTCGCCCTGAATCTTGCGCTCACCCTCGCAAGACAGGATAACCGCGTTCTGTTGCTGGATGGCGACACCGATCTGGCCAACGTCAGCATCATGGTTGGCCTTTATCCGAGAAAAACCCTTGCCAATGTGATGGCCGGAGAGTGTCGTCTGGAGGACATCATCCTTGAGACCGACTACGGCCTGCATATTGTTCCGGGGGCATCCGGTGTGCAGGAATGCATGGATATGGGGCCAACGGAGAGCCTTCGCATACTGCGGGCGCTTTATAATCTGGAAAACCGCTACGATTACGTCATTACTGATACCGCTGCCGGCCTGCAGGCCGCCGGGCTGCATATGATTGCTGCAACCGAACTGGCCTGCATGGTCGTGACCCCGGATCCGGCCTCCCTGACCGACGCCTTTTCGCTGATCAAGGTTCTGCGACGCAGGGGTTACAACCGTATTCCCAGCATTCTGGTCAATATGGCCCAGGGGGCCAGCCAGGCGCGATCCGTGTTCCAGCGTCTGGATGCCGCTGCCCAGCGCCACCTGGGAATATCGCTCCACTACATGGGGGGTATCTGGCGAGATGAGACCCTTCGCCAGTCGGTTCTCAACCAGAAGCCCGTTGCGCTTCTGCCTGTTTCGGATCCCTCATGCCGCCAGTTCCACACCCTTGCGGACATGCTGGATGTGCGGCTGTCCCAGTTGCCCAGGCGAAAGGCAGGCATTGCAGCCTACTGGCACAAGGTGTCCAAAAGAGAATCGGCACATCCTAAAGCGTTGAGCAAGCCTGAGTCACGAACCGAGAATGAGGCGCCAGCACTGAAAGAGCGATGCCTGAAGGCCGTGAGTGAGATTGAGGTCGTGTTCAGTCAGGCGCCGATCGATCCGCTGCTGCGTTATGAGGCATTCACACGGCTTTTTGCACTGCTGGGGAGCACGCTGGACAGTGATGCCATCGAGATTATCCAGACCGGACTGGGGTCGTTCCAGTGGGAGAATCTCAGCCCTGAACGGAAGAATCACCTGGCCATCCACCTCCGTGAGTTGGCGGACCAGATTTCGCCTACCGCACAGGAACCGAAAACGCCTGAGCCGGTCCATCCGGTGCTCTGCGAGCCTTTTTACGACCGCATCAGTTTTGGCGAGCAGGATCGGTTGGTGCGGGTGTTGAAGGAGCAGCCGGCGGATATCTCCCTGGATCAGCTTCTGAGGTCCCTTTCTGGTAATGATCAGGGTCGCTCCTGA
- a CDS encoding HDOD domain-containing protein: protein MHIAPDLQLPSLPEVTLRALDACHQDESYRKISEIVSADTALVARILALANSALYGPSTPIRSVDQALLRLGTRRFHTLVLTAALRQLLFELGGDEWQQLRDFWRHSLTTALTARALATLTRYPEPDEAFMLGMLHNIGELIAIKTPATEAKQHYLDHQSDIAAELVASWGLGPMAADAMRYQQALPSELRDAGHLVKLISLATRLALSDAAGIAAAGTVFGLNEELTREINRRIGHEVSGMAASMGIPLDEDYCGESASRQLKQTILRQAMANQAINLADLTGETEDILAETVNSLTLITGLPALCFGHTGDNLVLLSGTIGDIPELAVTAKPGGSVLTEAFTSGLPVSLGERSPTVLDRQLLSLLHTPSMLAVPINSGGKCPGVFALGTDNEHLPTTLELADIFTAQLASVLADRAPAKADAGAGTEGLDQEIARDRLRKQVHEVSNPLTIIRQYIYQLRGRLEDAGVQQELDVIRDELDRAGNLLLQMSHTDTVGQGDDGVELNTELESLARILEDSLFSSGTHTLRLSLCSEPTRVAASPARIRQVVINLVRNAAESLADAGGTVEIRTSAPVWQNHRTWIELEIADTGRGIPGEVRDALFSPVNTTKGEGHSGLGLSIVKQLVDDMEGIIACRTGQEGTTFRILLPAASHKKNETD, encoded by the coding sequence ATGCACATTGCGCCTGATTTACAGCTACCGAGTCTCCCGGAAGTCACGTTGCGGGCGCTCGATGCTTGTCATCAGGACGAGAGCTACCGAAAAATCAGCGAAATTGTCTCTGCTGATACCGCGCTGGTAGCTCGTATACTGGCGCTGGCCAATTCTGCACTTTACGGCCCTTCCACTCCGATCCGCTCCGTCGACCAGGCACTCCTGAGACTCGGCACCCGACGCTTTCACACGCTGGTGCTGACCGCAGCCCTGCGCCAACTGCTGTTCGAGCTGGGCGGTGACGAATGGCAACAACTCAGAGACTTCTGGCGACACTCGCTGACCACCGCGTTGACCGCCCGGGCCCTGGCAACGCTGACCCGTTATCCGGAGCCTGACGAAGCCTTCATGCTCGGCATGCTTCACAACATCGGCGAGCTGATCGCTATTAAAACGCCAGCCACCGAAGCGAAGCAACATTATCTTGATCACCAGTCGGACATCGCCGCCGAACTCGTGGCCTCCTGGGGCCTCGGGCCCATGGCAGCCGATGCCATGCGCTATCAGCAGGCACTGCCCTCGGAACTGAGGGATGCGGGGCACCTGGTAAAGCTGATCAGCCTGGCCACCCGGCTTGCTCTATCCGATGCCGCCGGTATTGCCGCTGCAGGCACGGTATTCGGGCTGAACGAAGAACTGACCCGCGAGATAAATCGCCGCATCGGCCACGAAGTCTCGGGTATGGCCGCATCCATGGGAATTCCCCTGGACGAGGATTATTGCGGCGAGAGCGCGTCGCGGCAGCTCAAACAGACTATTCTGCGACAGGCCATGGCGAACCAGGCCATCAACCTTGCCGATCTGACCGGGGAAACCGAGGACATTCTCGCCGAGACTGTAAACAGTCTTACCCTGATCACGGGCCTGCCGGCACTCTGCTTTGGGCACACAGGAGACAACCTCGTGCTCCTCTCTGGCACCATTGGCGACATTCCCGAACTGGCAGTAACGGCAAAGCCCGGCGGCAGCGTTCTTACGGAAGCCTTCACTTCCGGCCTGCCAGTCAGCCTTGGTGAACGCTCCCCAACTGTACTCGACCGACAGCTGCTGTCACTGCTCCATACTCCATCGATGCTGGCGGTGCCAATTAACAGTGGCGGCAAGTGCCCTGGCGTCTTCGCCCTGGGCACCGACAACGAGCATCTGCCGACAACCCTTGAACTGGCTGATATATTTACTGCTCAGTTGGCTTCGGTGCTGGCAGACCGGGCGCCTGCGAAAGCCGACGCCGGAGCTGGCACAGAAGGACTGGATCAGGAAATCGCCCGAGACCGGCTGCGTAAACAGGTTCATGAGGTCAGCAACCCGCTGACCATTATCCGACAGTACATTTACCAGCTGCGAGGCAGGCTCGAAGATGCCGGTGTCCAGCAGGAGCTGGACGTGATCCGGGATGAACTGGATCGAGCCGGCAACCTTTTACTGCAAATGAGCCATACTGACACCGTGGGTCAGGGCGATGACGGGGTTGAGCTCAATACCGAACTGGAAAGTCTGGCGCGTATCCTCGAAGATAGCCTGTTCAGCTCCGGAACCCACACTCTCCGGTTATCGCTTTGCAGCGAGCCAACGCGGGTTGCGGCCAGCCCCGCGAGGATTCGCCAGGTTGTAATTAATCTGGTTCGAAACGCGGCAGAGAGCCTCGCCGATGCAGGCGGCACCGTTGAAATACGGACATCTGCCCCGGTGTGGCAGAATCATCGCACCTGGATAGAGCTGGAAATTGCGGACACTGGCAGAGGAATACCCGGTGAGGTCAGGGACGCCCTGTTTTCACCGGTAAACACCACAAAAGGAGAAGGCCACAGCGGTTTGGGCCTGAGTATTGTGAAGCAGCTAGTCGATGACATGGAGGGCATCATAGCTTGTCGTACGGGGCAGGAGGGCACCACCTTCAGGATTTTGCTCCCGGCGGCCAGCCATAAAAAGAACGAGACCGACTGA
- a CDS encoding EAL domain-containing protein → MALEQTDQPFSHGLTARILVADDEPRLLNTLASLLRSRGYDVAEAHGGRKACELIDQQTFDLALLDLRMPEVSGFDVMAHLANEQSDCGVIVVSGESSFSAVSRALRRGALDYIRKPFDPEELLATVESVIGKKSLLEAHEHIQMRLEKSEALHRYIVNSSPDIVFMLDQHGHFCFVNSKVESLLGYQPAELCGQHFRHILDDRDVTRGTLALKGPNITADNPRTLEVRLKTRGSRRATRHFEITAFPIDPQTWPHSGTTQGGGNGNGARYYGTARDVTERKEAEAFINFQAYHDLLTRLPNRALFKDRLELAITHANRGGQKLAVMFLDLDRFKVINDTLGHAMGDRLLQAVTHRLEKCLRKGDTLSRFGGDEFTLLLPSIHNHEDARQIAKKLIDALRAPFQLGDHEVFVGVSIGIAIFPEAGETMDQLIQNADIAMYHVKGKGKDGYRFYSDSMSIDTANRLNLERDLRQALERDELRVFYQPQVCSKTNRVVGLEALVRWQHPERGLLYPGDFLPLAEETKLIGQLSERVLDQACQDVGRWIREGHAHLRLAVNLSPSQVEHPKFVETLMRQVKAHNFPSSNLEIEITENVIMNDLEQISQKLRELAALGVRIAIDDFGTGYSSLNYIHRLPIHTLKVDQSFVKAIRSGDDGACIVNAIVAMAHGLKLEIVAEGVETDEQLEYLRSLGCHQVQGFFYGPARPAAEISRTLGTTRAKAASF, encoded by the coding sequence ATGGCACTCGAACAAACTGATCAGCCTTTCAGTCACGGGTTAACGGCACGAATACTGGTAGCGGACGACGAACCCCGCCTGCTGAATACACTGGCTTCGCTGCTGCGCAGCCGGGGTTATGACGTTGCGGAAGCTCACGGAGGCCGAAAAGCCTGCGAACTGATTGACCAGCAAACGTTCGATCTGGCCCTGCTGGATCTCCGGATGCCAGAAGTCAGCGGTTTCGACGTGATGGCGCACCTTGCCAACGAGCAATCGGATTGCGGCGTGATTGTTGTCAGCGGCGAGAGTTCGTTCAGTGCCGTGAGCCGAGCCCTGCGCCGGGGCGCCCTGGACTACATCCGCAAACCCTTCGATCCTGAGGAGCTGCTGGCCACCGTTGAGAGCGTTATCGGAAAAAAGTCACTTCTCGAAGCCCACGAGCATATCCAGATGCGGCTGGAGAAATCCGAGGCTTTGCATCGTTACATCGTTAACAGCTCTCCCGACATCGTGTTCATGCTCGATCAGCATGGCCATTTCTGCTTCGTAAACAGCAAGGTCGAGAGCCTGCTCGGATATCAACCAGCGGAACTTTGCGGCCAGCACTTCCGGCACATTCTTGACGACCGGGACGTGACCCGCGGGACGCTGGCCCTGAAAGGGCCAAACATCACCGCAGATAACCCGCGAACTCTGGAAGTCCGCCTGAAAACCCGTGGCAGCCGTAGAGCTACCCGTCATTTCGAGATAACCGCCTTTCCCATCGACCCGCAAACCTGGCCTCACTCCGGAACCACCCAGGGGGGAGGCAATGGAAACGGTGCCCGCTATTATGGTACGGCCCGGGATGTTACCGAGCGGAAGGAAGCCGAAGCCTTCATCAATTTTCAGGCCTACCATGACCTTTTAACGCGACTTCCTAACCGCGCGCTTTTCAAGGACCGACTTGAGCTTGCGATTACCCACGCCAACCGTGGTGGCCAGAAACTGGCGGTCATGTTTCTGGATCTTGACCGTTTCAAAGTCATCAACGATACCCTCGGCCACGCCATGGGTGATCGCCTGTTGCAGGCAGTCACTCACCGGCTCGAGAAATGCCTGCGCAAGGGCGACACCCTCTCCCGGTTCGGTGGCGACGAATTTACCCTGCTCCTGCCCTCTATCCACAACCACGAAGATGCCAGACAGATCGCCAAAAAGCTGATTGATGCCCTGAGGGCACCTTTTCAACTGGGGGATCACGAAGTCTTTGTAGGTGTGAGTATCGGCATTGCAATCTTCCCCGAGGCTGGCGAGACCATGGACCAACTGATCCAGAACGCCGACATTGCCATGTACCACGTCAAAGGCAAGGGCAAGGACGGTTACCGCTTCTATTCCGACAGCATGAGTATAGATACGGCCAACAGGCTGAACCTCGAGCGGGATCTGCGTCAGGCCCTTGAGCGGGACGAGTTGCGGGTGTTCTATCAGCCCCAGGTGTGTTCCAAGACCAACCGCGTTGTGGGTCTTGAGGCCCTGGTTCGCTGGCAACACCCTGAGCGGGGGCTGCTTTACCCGGGAGATTTTCTGCCTCTGGCGGAGGAAACCAAACTGATTGGCCAGCTCAGTGAACGCGTTCTCGACCAGGCCTGCCAGGATGTCGGCCGCTGGATCCGGGAGGGGCACGCCCACCTCCGGCTGGCGGTAAACCTGTCACCTAGCCAGGTTGAGCATCCTAAATTCGTGGAAACACTGATGCGCCAGGTAAAGGCCCACAACTTCCCCTCCAGTAACCTGGAAATCGAAATCACTGAAAACGTGATCATGAACGATCTGGAGCAGATCTCCCAGAAACTCCGGGAACTGGCAGCTCTGGGTGTCCGGATCGCGATCGACGATTTCGGAACAGGCTATTCGTCATTGAATTACATACATCGTCTACCCATTCACACCCTGAAGGTCGACCAGTCTTTCGTGAAAGCCATCCGCAGTGGCGACGACGGTGCGTGCATCGTGAACGCCATTGTCGCCATGGCCCACGGACTCAAACTGGAGATCGTTGCTGAGGGCGTGGAGACCGACGAGCAACTGGAGTACCTTCGGAGCCTGGGTTGCCACCAGGTTCAGGGCTTCTTCTATGGTCCTGCCAGGCCCGCCGCCGAGATTTCCAGAACCCTCGGAACCACCAGAGCCAAAGCTGCCTCATTCTGA